A part of Myxococcus landrumus genomic DNA contains:
- a CDS encoding FHA domain-containing protein: MPELLSAHVSRYLRNRGDLERRLPPGLLVFTPAVPGERVEEQEEYRLKTVTNAGPPTLGATEPVVFSVVKSQTNAFGRGITVGRTGNNDVVLDDSSVSRFHAWLARDESQAKFLLTDAGSKNGSWLGGVRLTPRKAVSVEDGARMRFGQVELVFYTPSGFVRMLAARMAP, encoded by the coding sequence ATGCCCGAGCTCCTGAGCGCCCACGTGTCGAGGTACCTGCGCAATCGGGGGGACCTCGAGCGGCGGCTGCCGCCTGGGTTGCTGGTCTTCACTCCGGCGGTGCCTGGGGAGCGGGTGGAGGAGCAGGAGGAATACCGGCTGAAGACGGTGACGAACGCGGGGCCGCCGACGCTGGGGGCCACGGAGCCCGTGGTATTCTCGGTGGTGAAGTCACAGACGAATGCGTTTGGCCGGGGCATCACCGTGGGACGGACGGGCAACAACGACGTGGTGCTGGATGACAGCAGCGTGTCCCGCTTCCACGCCTGGTTGGCCCGGGACGAGTCTCAAGCAAAATTCTTGCTAACAGACGCCGGCTCCAAGAATGGTTCATGGCTGGGCGGGGTTCGCCTCACCCCCCGCAAGGCCGTGTCCGTGGAGGATGGCGCACGGATGCGGTTCGGTCAGGTGGAGCTCGTGTTCTACACACCAAGCGGCTTTGTCAGGATGCTCGCCGCGAGGATGGCTCCCTGA